A genome region from Wielerella bovis includes the following:
- the yjgA gene encoding ribosome biogenesis factor YjgA, giving the protein METQNDEWVSKTQKKKQMDELQDLGVELTHLSNETLKKISLPEDLYEAIREYKKITSNGAIKRQRQYIGRLMRDVDAAPIRDFLAKLKGDNQAHNAFLQRVEQARSRLLEQDDALTQFIADYPHADVSVLRTLIRNARKEQQENKPPKNFRALYQELKSTMEQSSHSVDDIAV; this is encoded by the coding sequence ATGGAAACACAAAATGATGAATGGGTAAGCAAAACCCAAAAGAAAAAACAAATGGACGAACTACAAGATTTGGGCGTGGAATTGACTCATTTATCCAACGAGACCTTGAAAAAAATCAGTTTGCCCGAAGATTTATACGAAGCCATTCGTGAATATAAAAAAATCACATCTAACGGCGCAATCAAACGCCAACGTCAATACATTGGTCGTTTAATGCGCGATGTAGATGCTGCTCCTATTCGCGATTTTTTGGCAAAATTGAAAGGCGATAACCAAGCGCACAATGCTTTTTTGCAGCGTGTAGAACAGGCGCGTTCTCGTTTATTGGAACAAGATGATGCGCTCACACAATTTATAGCGGATTACCCACATGCTGATGTAAGCGTATTGCGCACTTTAATTCGCAATGCACGCAAAGAACAACAAGAAAACAAGCCGCCTAAAAATTTCCGCGCTTTGTATCAAGAATTAAAAAGCACCATGGAACAATCTTCCCATTCCGTTGATGATATAGCTGTATAG
- a CDS encoding substrate-binding periplasmic protein, translated as MISRKLLILMALCFQAACSDSGQPENNSTSTESQISQNQPDNTKPLYWAVGQSFYPPFAFRDKQGALVGLDIDLLNAIAEKEDIQITFMPQELNDLWRKLDENSADIALGGLNITAERQQHYAFTQAYLSTANAVLLDTSKVQIKNFAELKGKMIGVINHSAYENIVHHSALGQVKTYANLRSGISGIKNGEVAAVYDNERVLSFYHAQERDVSLLKDTARHSDFGFALRKDNPLLKQKLDKGLATIRKDGTYDKILAKWDAESIKHQIQ; from the coding sequence ATGATTTCTCGTAAATTGTTAATTTTAATGGCATTATGCTTTCAGGCTGCCTGTTCCGATTCAGGGCAGCCTGAAAATAATTCAACCAGTACAGAGTCCCAAATAAGCCAAAATCAACCTGATAATACAAAGCCACTATATTGGGCAGTTGGACAGTCTTTTTATCCACCCTTTGCTTTCCGTGACAAACAAGGCGCCTTGGTTGGTTTGGATATTGATTTATTGAATGCGATTGCAGAAAAAGAAGATATTCAAATCACTTTTATGCCACAAGAATTAAACGACTTATGGCGTAAATTAGATGAAAATAGTGCAGATATTGCGTTGGGTGGATTGAATATTACTGCGGAACGCCAGCAGCATTATGCGTTTACTCAAGCCTACCTTTCTACGGCGAATGCCGTTTTGCTGGATACTTCAAAAGTACAAATCAAAAATTTTGCTGAATTAAAAGGCAAAATGATTGGAGTCATTAACCACAGTGCTTATGAAAATATCGTTCATCACAGTGCTTTAGGACAAGTAAAAACTTATGCTAATTTACGCAGTGGCATTAGTGGAATTAAAAATGGCGAAGTTGCTGCTGTTTATGATAATGAACGTGTTTTATCTTTTTATCATGCGCAAGAACGCGATGTCTCTTTGTTAAAAGATACAGCTCGTCATTCAGATTTTGGTTTCGCACTTCGCAAAGATAACCCACTATTAAAACAAAAATTGGATAAAGGCTTGGCAACTATTCGCAAAGATGGAACGTATGACAAAATTTTAGCCAAGTGGGATGCCGAATCAATTAAACATCAAATTCAGTAA
- a CDS encoding CTP synthase: MTKFIFVTGGVVSSLGKGIAAASIATILESRGLNVTMLKLDPYINVDPGTMSPFQHGEVFVTDDGAETDLDLGHYERFINATMSRKNSFSAGQVYENVIAKERRGDYLGGTVQVIPHITDEIKRRIFDGATGTDVAIVEIGGTVGDIESLPFLESLRQMRSQLGRKNTLFVHLSYVPYIAAAGEIKTKPTQHSVKEMLSIGIQPDVLICRMDRILPEDEKRKIALFCNVEERAVVGSYDASSIYEIPQMLHNQGIDNIICEQLQLNVQPADLTEWKKIVHAIQNPQHKVNIAMVGKYVDLTESYKSLTEALKHAGIHTQTDVNITYIDSENIEKDGTDCLKDFDAILVPGGFGSRGVEGKIAAAQFARENKVPYLGICLGMQIALIEYARHVAGLEGATSTEFDPAAKHPVIALIDEWQTADGSVETRDETADLGGTMRLGAQEVELATNSLAEKIYGANPIRERHRHRYEVNNHYVPQLEQAGLKIGGVSVGRERLVETIEITEHPWFFACQFHPEFTSNPRKGHPLFNAFVKAALSHKN; this comes from the coding sequence ATGACAAAATTTATTTTCGTAACAGGCGGCGTTGTCTCATCACTTGGTAAAGGCATTGCCGCCGCTTCTATTGCTACCATCTTGGAATCACGCGGTTTAAACGTAACCATGTTGAAACTCGACCCCTACATCAACGTTGACCCTGGTACCATGAGCCCATTCCAACACGGTGAAGTATTCGTTACCGATGACGGCGCAGAAACCGACTTGGATTTGGGGCATTACGAACGTTTCATCAATGCCACCATGTCGCGCAAAAACAGTTTCAGCGCAGGGCAAGTTTACGAAAACGTCATCGCCAAAGAACGCCGTGGCGATTACTTGGGTGGCACCGTACAAGTGATTCCACACATCACAGACGAAATCAAACGCCGCATTTTTGACGGTGCAACAGGCACAGATGTTGCCATTGTGGAAATTGGTGGCACAGTAGGCGATATTGAATCGCTACCTTTTTTGGAATCCCTACGCCAAATGCGTTCACAACTGGGACGTAAAAACACCTTGTTTGTGCATTTAAGCTATGTACCTTACATTGCTGCGGCTGGCGAAATCAAAACCAAACCTACTCAACATTCCGTAAAAGAAATGTTGAGCATCGGTATCCAACCTGATGTTTTGATTTGTCGTATGGACAGAATTTTGCCCGAAGACGAAAAACGAAAAATCGCCCTATTCTGTAATGTGGAAGAACGCGCCGTAGTGGGCAGTTATGATGCCAGCAGTATTTATGAAATCCCACAAATGCTGCACAATCAAGGTATTGACAACATTATTTGCGAACAATTACAACTTAATGTTCAGCCAGCCGATTTGACTGAATGGAAAAAAATCGTCCATGCCATTCAAAATCCACAACACAAAGTGAATATCGCCATGGTGGGCAAATATGTGGATTTGACTGAATCATACAAATCCTTGACCGAAGCTTTGAAACACGCTGGTATTCACACTCAAACCGATGTGAATATCACCTATATTGACAGTGAAAACATCGAAAAAGACGGTACAGACTGCCTGAAAGATTTTGATGCAATCCTCGTTCCAGGTGGATTTGGCTCGCGTGGCGTAGAAGGCAAAATTGCTGCCGCCCAATTTGCGCGTGAAAATAAAGTGCCTTATTTGGGTATTTGCTTAGGCATGCAAATTGCCTTGATTGAATATGCGCGCCATGTCGCAGGTTTGGAAGGTGCAACCTCCACCGAATTTGACCCTGCTGCAAAACACCCTGTCATTGCCCTGATTGATGAATGGCAAACAGCAGATGGCAGCGTTGAAACCCGCGATGAAACTGCCGATTTGGGTGGCACAATGCGCTTGGGGGCGCAAGAAGTTGAATTGGCTACCAACAGCTTGGCAGAGAAAATTTACGGCGCCAACCCCATCCGTGAACGCCATCGCCACCGCTATGAAGTAAACAATCATTATGTACCACAATTGGAACAAGCAGGTTTGAAAATTGGTGGTGTATCAGTGGGTCGCGAGCGTTTGGTAGAAACAATTGAAATTACAGAACACCCTTGGTTTTTCGCATGTCAATTCCATCCCGAATTCACTTCCAATCCGCGCAAAGGACACCCTTTGTTCAATGCGTTTGTGAAAGCCGCATTATCACATAAAAATTAA